The Burkholderia ambifaria AMMD genome has a segment encoding these proteins:
- a CDS encoding CsbD family protein — protein MDRNRIEGKLKQLKGSVKEALGKVTGDRETEAEGVAEQQAGKIQEKAGEAADEVRRHTGSDRH, from the coding sequence ATGGACAGGAATCGCATCGAAGGCAAGCTCAAACAACTGAAAGGTTCGGTCAAGGAAGCACTCGGCAAGGTGACGGGCGACCGCGAAACGGAGGCGGAAGGCGTGGCGGAACAGCAGGCCGGCAAGATCCAGGAGAAGGCGGGCGAAGCGGCCGACGAAGTGCGCCGTCATACGGGCAGCGACCGGCACTGA
- a CDS encoding branched-chain amino acid ABC transporter substrate-binding protein: MTFRIRSLSGIALTAAILAFQTGAAHAQETVVKVGVAVPLTGGGAAYGKDIENGVRMAVDEANAAHTTIGGKPVKFVVASQDDQSDPRIGVQAAQQLTDAQVAVVIGHFNSGTTLPASKIYAKAGIPMITPSATNPDITRAGLGTVYRVIATDAQNAGNAGAYAASVTKAKRIAIIDDRTAFGQGEADEFEKAAKANGGTIVAREFTNDKAVDFSAQLTKIKSTNADLVFFGGLDAQSAMLVKRMRQLGIRAQFLAGGGVMNANFIKLAGNAAEGASVWEYGQPLSRLAKGKQFETKFKQKYGVDMLAYAPFAYDATWIAINAMQKANSTKPTDFNGALKGTRYDGITGTIAFTNTGDLKNPSSTLYEVKNAAWQPVTTQTAD; this comes from the coding sequence ATGACGTTCCGCATTCGTTCGCTTTCCGGCATTGCACTGACCGCCGCGATCCTCGCGTTCCAGACGGGCGCGGCCCACGCGCAGGAGACGGTCGTGAAGGTCGGCGTGGCCGTGCCACTGACCGGCGGTGGCGCTGCCTACGGCAAGGACATCGAGAACGGCGTGCGCATGGCCGTCGACGAGGCGAACGCCGCGCATACGACGATCGGCGGCAAGCCGGTGAAGTTCGTCGTCGCGTCGCAGGACGACCAGAGCGATCCGCGCATCGGCGTACAGGCCGCGCAGCAGCTGACCGACGCGCAAGTAGCCGTCGTGATCGGCCACTTCAATTCGGGCACGACGCTGCCCGCGTCGAAGATCTACGCGAAGGCCGGCATTCCGATGATCACGCCGTCGGCGACCAATCCCGACATCACGCGCGCCGGGCTCGGCACCGTGTACCGCGTGATCGCCACCGACGCGCAGAACGCCGGCAACGCCGGCGCCTATGCGGCGAGCGTGACCAAGGCGAAGCGCATCGCGATCATCGACGATCGCACCGCGTTCGGCCAGGGCGAAGCCGACGAGTTCGAGAAAGCCGCGAAGGCGAACGGCGGCACGATCGTCGCGCGCGAATTCACGAACGACAAGGCCGTCGACTTCAGCGCGCAGCTCACGAAGATCAAGAGCACGAATGCCGACCTGGTGTTCTTCGGCGGCCTCGACGCGCAGTCGGCGATGCTCGTCAAGCGCATGCGCCAGCTCGGCATCCGCGCGCAGTTCCTGGCGGGCGGCGGCGTGATGAACGCGAACTTCATCAAGCTCGCCGGCAACGCGGCCGAAGGCGCGTCCGTGTGGGAGTACGGTCAGCCGCTGTCGCGTCTCGCGAAGGGCAAGCAGTTCGAAACGAAATTCAAGCAGAAGTACGGCGTCGACATGCTCGCGTATGCGCCGTTCGCGTACGACGCGACGTGGATCGCGATCAACGCGATGCAGAAGGCGAACTCGACGAAGCCGACCGATTTCAACGGTGCGCTGAAGGGCACGCGCTACGACGGCATCACCGGCACGATCGCGTTCACGAACACGGGCGACCTGAAGAACCCGAGTTCGACGCTGTATGAAGTGAAGAACGCCGCGTGGCAGCCCGTCACCACGCAAACGGCGGACTGA
- a CDS encoding NAD(P)/FAD-dependent oxidoreductase gives MSSQVVIVGGGVIGSSIAYFLRATDPTVSVTVIERDPTYARSSSALSAASIRQQFSTPLSIEMSLFGIDFLRTIGERLEVDGTRPSIDLHEGGYLFLATPAGDATLRENHALQTKLGADIRLMDRDALRAKFPWLNVDDLVSGAYGASGEGWFDGYGLVQALRKKAQALGARYVPADVTGVVRDGRKVTHVMTSDGERYACDTLVNAAGAWTRTLSSMMGIDIPVYARRRSIFNVSSPAQLAGCPLLIDPTGVYFRPEGRTYICGTSPSPDRDPDDLPLDEVDHDLFDEVIWPTLANRVPAFEALRVENCWSGYYEYNVFDHNAIIGYHPELDNVVFANGYSGHGLQQGPATGRGVSELILGGRYESLDLSSLGWERVLENRPIVEKNVV, from the coding sequence GTGAGTTCTCAAGTCGTCATCGTCGGCGGTGGTGTGATCGGCAGCTCGATCGCCTATTTCCTGCGCGCTACCGATCCGACGGTGTCCGTGACCGTCATCGAACGCGATCCGACCTATGCGAGGTCGTCGTCGGCGCTGTCGGCCGCATCGATTCGCCAGCAGTTCTCGACGCCGCTGTCGATCGAGATGTCACTGTTCGGGATCGACTTCCTGCGCACGATCGGCGAGCGGCTCGAGGTCGACGGCACGCGGCCGTCGATCGATCTGCATGAAGGCGGCTACCTCTTCCTCGCGACGCCGGCAGGCGATGCGACGCTGCGCGAGAACCATGCGCTGCAGACGAAGCTCGGCGCCGATATCCGCTTGATGGATCGCGATGCGCTGCGCGCGAAATTTCCGTGGCTGAACGTCGACGATCTCGTGTCAGGCGCTTATGGCGCAAGCGGCGAAGGATGGTTTGACGGCTACGGGCTCGTGCAGGCGCTGCGCAAGAAGGCGCAGGCACTGGGCGCGCGCTACGTGCCGGCCGACGTGACCGGCGTCGTTCGCGACGGTCGCAAGGTCACGCATGTGATGACGAGCGACGGCGAGCGCTACGCGTGCGATACGCTCGTCAACGCGGCGGGCGCGTGGACGCGCACACTGTCGTCGATGATGGGCATCGACATTCCCGTGTATGCGCGGCGTCGCAGCATCTTCAACGTTTCATCGCCGGCGCAGCTCGCCGGTTGTCCGCTGCTGATCGATCCGACCGGCGTGTATTTCCGGCCGGAAGGGCGCACGTATATCTGCGGGACGTCGCCGAGCCCGGATCGCGATCCCGATGATCTGCCGCTCGACGAGGTCGATCACGATTTGTTCGATGAGGTGATCTGGCCGACGCTCGCGAATCGCGTGCCGGCGTTCGAAGCGCTGCGCGTGGAGAACTGCTGGTCCGGGTATTACGAGTACAACGTGTTCGATCACAACGCGATCATCGGGTATCACCCCGAGCTCGATAACGTCGTGTTCGCGAACGGCTATAGCGGGCACGGGCTGCAGCAGGGGCCCGCGACCGGGCGTGGGGTGAGTGAACTGATTCTGGGCGGGCGATATGAATCGCTCGACCTGTCGTCGCTCGGCTGGGAGCGCGTGCTCGAAAACCGGCCGATCGTCGAAAAGAACGTCGTGTAG
- a CDS encoding J domain-containing protein, producing the protein MTTMYELLGVCENATDEEIKRGYRKAAMKAHPDRNVGCEADAHARFQEIKEAYAILSDPELRRVYDTTYAEEMLRHARLREEEERLNAEREAEYARFVAWAMRFAEQGHNRDVVFGVLLGRDCDVQLAERIAGSVVELHASRQPGASPDGERDEQMPQCDERATQAASAQASKSDARRSGEHAHTDFFSALWHGVFGLRR; encoded by the coding sequence ATGACGACAATGTATGAATTGCTCGGTGTGTGCGAGAACGCGACCGACGAGGAAATCAAGCGAGGCTACCGAAAGGCGGCGATGAAAGCGCATCCCGACCGCAACGTCGGGTGCGAAGCGGACGCGCATGCGCGATTTCAGGAGATCAAGGAGGCATACGCGATTCTCTCGGACCCGGAGCTGCGCCGCGTCTATGACACCACTTACGCAGAGGAAATGCTGCGTCACGCACGGCTTCGCGAAGAAGAGGAGCGCTTGAACGCGGAGCGCGAAGCGGAATATGCACGGTTCGTGGCATGGGCAATGCGCTTCGCCGAGCAAGGGCACAACCGCGACGTCGTGTTCGGTGTTCTGCTCGGCCGTGATTGCGATGTTCAACTCGCCGAGCGCATTGCCGGCAGCGTGGTCGAGTTGCATGCGTCGCGCCAGCCGGGCGCATCGCCGGACGGGGAGCGTGATGAACAGATGCCGCAATGCGACGAGAGGGCGACACAGGCGGCATCGGCGCAGGCGTCAAAGAGCGACGCGCGAAGGAGTGGCGAACACGCGCATACGGACTTTTTCAGCGCTCTCTGGCACGGCGTGTTCGGGCTGCGCCGGTGA
- a CDS encoding transporter substrate-binding domain-containing protein, protein MKVTIAYIEEPPFGWTEADGTATGADIELAETILRQIGVDKIEYCLTTFSELLPGVQAGRWDMNVPLFVTPQRANAVAFSLPVWANEDGFLVRPGNPRALVSYSSIAKCPDARLGIIAGQVQHDSATASGVSEEQIVIFEHQADAISAILSGAIDAYASTALGNRIIASRMGSLVIEAVAHERDRSGSRRTPQLGAFSFNQGNADLLKAVNQRLRSYLGSPDHRARMARFGLTDREIDPSVLNAG, encoded by the coding sequence ATGAAGGTAACGATTGCGTACATCGAAGAACCCCCATTCGGCTGGACCGAAGCGGATGGCACCGCTACCGGTGCTGATATCGAGCTTGCGGAGACGATTCTGCGCCAGATCGGCGTCGATAAGATCGAGTATTGCCTGACGACGTTCAGCGAATTGCTACCCGGCGTTCAGGCAGGTCGCTGGGACATGAATGTCCCTCTCTTTGTGACGCCGCAGCGAGCCAATGCGGTTGCGTTCAGCTTACCCGTGTGGGCAAACGAGGACGGTTTTCTGGTTCGACCTGGAAACCCGAGAGCGCTCGTTAGCTATTCGTCAATCGCCAAATGTCCTGATGCGCGCCTCGGCATAATTGCGGGACAGGTGCAGCATGATTCGGCGACGGCGTCAGGTGTAAGCGAAGAGCAAATCGTCATCTTTGAGCACCAAGCCGACGCGATCTCGGCCATTCTCTCTGGCGCGATTGACGCATACGCGAGTACAGCCTTGGGAAATCGAATTATCGCGAGCCGGATGGGAAGTTTGGTGATCGAGGCCGTCGCGCACGAGCGAGATAGAAGTGGCAGCCGGCGGACGCCTCAGCTTGGAGCGTTTTCATTCAACCAAGGGAACGCGGATCTTCTAAAAGCGGTCAATCAGCGACTTCGTTCATATCTCGGCTCGCCGGATCATCGCGCTCGTATGGCGAGATTCGGGCTGACGGACCGCGAGATCGATCCAAGTGTCCTGAATGCAGGATAG
- a CDS encoding GNAT family N-acetyltransferase, with protein MPLFGPVTLTTSRLILRPLRDEDVQALFAIWSDADAMRYLPFPTMTCLDQAMDRVARKLRTSANGQEFIWALELRTTGEVLGDCALFHADEQCRRAEIGFSLQRNHWGGGYMTEATSALIEHAFGTLNLRRIEADIDPRNVASARLLERLGFVREGLLRDRWVVGDEVSDSALYGLLKSNRRS; from the coding sequence ATGCCGTTGTTCGGACCCGTCACGCTGACTACCTCTCGCCTCATTCTGCGGCCGCTTCGTGATGAAGACGTGCAAGCGCTTTTCGCCATCTGGTCGGACGCGGACGCGATGCGCTATTTGCCGTTTCCGACGATGACTTGCTTAGATCAGGCGATGGATCGCGTCGCGCGTAAGTTGAGGACCTCCGCTAACGGTCAGGAGTTCATTTGGGCACTCGAATTGCGGACAACCGGCGAAGTGCTCGGGGACTGCGCTCTCTTTCATGCGGATGAGCAATGCCGACGTGCGGAGATAGGCTTTAGTCTGCAACGTAATCATTGGGGAGGCGGCTATATGACAGAGGCCACCTCCGCGCTGATCGAGCACGCATTCGGCACGCTGAACTTACGCCGAATTGAGGCGGATATCGACCCGCGCAACGTAGCCTCGGCGCGCCTTCTCGAACGGCTCGGATTTGTCCGGGAAGGATTGTTGCGTGATCGGTGGGTGGTTGGCGATGAGGTGTCGGATAGCGCGCTGTACGGGCTGCTTAAGAGCAATCGCCGGTCCTAG
- a CDS encoding formylglycine-generating enzyme family protein has translation MEHLSETLDIQTIRVPAGAIALRDDRIGRRWSVELPHFLIGRYPITQAQYAAVTGQWPSSHVAAQCPVVNVSWIDATRFCNMLSKAAGLLDCYEFHGDGTGASLVPESNGYRLPTEAEWEYACRAGTNGPRYGKLGDIAWYRENSGGHTHEVGQKQANDWGLFDTLGNVWEWCADLYDPEVYGSYRVFRGGGWADAERGCLATNRRRSHPTFAIDDLGFRVARSLGARDG, from the coding sequence ATGGAACATCTGTCTGAAACACTCGATATACAAACGATACGCGTTCCCGCAGGAGCGATTGCATTGAGGGACGACAGAATTGGCCGTAGATGGTCTGTCGAGCTGCCGCATTTTTTGATCGGCCGCTATCCCATCACGCAGGCGCAATATGCTGCGGTAACCGGACAATGGCCATCGTCGCATGTCGCCGCGCAATGTCCAGTAGTCAACGTATCCTGGATTGATGCCACCCGGTTCTGCAACATGCTTTCAAAGGCAGCCGGCCTTCTCGACTGTTATGAATTTCATGGCGATGGAACGGGGGCTTCTCTTGTCCCGGAAAGTAACGGCTATCGCCTGCCCACCGAAGCTGAATGGGAGTACGCTTGCCGCGCCGGAACAAATGGTCCGAGATACGGCAAACTCGGCGATATAGCTTGGTATAGAGAAAACTCGGGGGGCCACACGCATGAGGTGGGTCAAAAGCAAGCAAATGACTGGGGGCTTTTCGACACGCTAGGAAACGTTTGGGAGTGGTGCGCCGATCTATACGACCCGGAAGTCTATGGTTCGTATCGCGTGTTTCGTGGCGGCGGATGGGCGGATGCCGAACGAGGCTGCCTTGCGACGAATCGACGTCGTAGCCATCCGACGTTTGCAATCGATGATCTTGGCTTTCGGGTTGCCCGATCGCTTGGCGCTCGTGATGGGTAA
- a CDS encoding MerR family transcriptional regulator, giving the protein MDKMLPKELLTIGEVSQRTGVSVRSIRHYDKHGLLASVRADNGYRMFPDRAVTQVKQIRRMIATGFTIEDILGFPDCMLLIEGARSCDQITDIQRQRLEAIDRQIADLERRRMRLIKTLSEGAIPPVE; this is encoded by the coding sequence ATGGACAAGATGCTCCCAAAGGAACTGCTGACTATCGGAGAAGTTTCGCAACGCACCGGCGTAAGCGTGCGATCGATCCGTCACTACGACAAACACGGTTTGCTCGCGTCGGTGCGCGCGGACAATGGATATCGGATGTTCCCCGACAGGGCGGTCACGCAGGTCAAGCAGATCCGGCGCATGATCGCGACCGGTTTCACCATCGAAGACATTCTCGGCTTCCCGGACTGCATGCTTCTGATCGAAGGCGCGCGTTCGTGCGACCAGATCACGGATATCCAGCGGCAACGCCTCGAAGCTATCGATCGTCAGATCGCGGATCTCGAACGACGTCGCATGAGGCTCATCAAAACCTTGTCAGAAGGCGCGATTCCGCCGGTCGAGTGA